A single window of Malus sylvestris chromosome 5, drMalSylv7.2, whole genome shotgun sequence DNA harbors:
- the LOC126624346 gene encoding G-type lectin S-receptor-like serine/threonine-protein kinase SD1-1 — MIILAFLYWFRKRSMEGRGGQPKFLNDPTASGVRRYEDLPIDEHRGETDLPSFDLTTVVAATENFSSANMLGHGGFGMVYKGCLADGQEIAVKRLSRNSGQGIDEFKNEVMLIAKLQHRNLVRLLGCCIHKEEMMLIYEYMPNRSLDLCIFDKNGNSSLDWRKRFQIIIGIARGVLYLHQDSRLKIIHRDLKASNVLLDGSMNPKISDFGIARMFRDDQIEANTNKVVGT; from the exons ATGATCATCCTCGCATTTCTATATTGGTTCAGGAAAAGGAGCATGGAAG GGAGAGGAGGACAACCCAAATTTCTGAATGATCCCACTGCTTCTGGTGTACGAAGATATGAAGATTTGCCAATTGATGAACACAGAGGAGAAACAGATTTACCTTCTTTCGATTTAACCACCGTGGTAGCAGCCACAGAAAACTTCTCTTCTGCTAACATGCTTGGCCATGGCGGCTTCGGCATGGTATATAAG GGATGTCTAGCTGATGGACAGGAAATAGCTGTTAAAAGATTATCGAGAAATTCAGGACAAGGCATAGACGAATTCAAGAACGAAGTAATGCTTATTGCAAAGCTTCAGCATCGAAATCTTGTGAGGCTTTTGGGTTGCTGCATACATAAAGAAGAGATGATGCTAATCTATGAATACATGCCAAATCGTAGCTTGGACTTATGCATTTTTG ATAAAAACGGAAATTCGTCGTTAGATTGGagaaaaaggtttcaaattaTCATTGGGATTGCTCGAGGCGTCctatatcttcatcaagattcgAGACTAAAAATAATCCACAGGGATTTGAAAGCGAGCAATGTTTTACTGGATGGTTCAATGAACCCAAAAATATCAGATTTTGGCATAGCAAGAATGTTCAGGGATGACCAAATTGAAGCAAACACGAACAAAGTTGTTGGCACCTAG